Proteins encoded by one window of Lathyrus oleraceus cultivar Zhongwan6 chromosome 1, CAAS_Psat_ZW6_1.0, whole genome shotgun sequence:
- the LOC127093831 gene encoding uncharacterized protein LOC127093831 has product MPAPRTEKEVQGFLGRVNYISRFISHLTATCEPIFKLLRKNQSIMWNDDCQWAFDKIKKYLQEPPILVPPVPGRPLIMYLTVLDESMGCVLGQHDDTGKKEHAIYYLNKKFTECETRYSLLEKTCCALTWVARRLRQYMICHTNLLISKMDPIKYLFEKPVVTGRIARWQMLLTEYDIQYVTQKAIKGSIMSDYLAHLPVEGYQSLKFDFPDEDIVFIRGFTMPGFEVSLEPGSRWTLVFDGASNARGHGIGVIITSPTGFHIPFTARLCFDCTNNMAEYEACIYGLEAAVDLRIKILEVFGDSALVISQVKGDWETRDSKLIPYKEHIRKLIPYFDEISFHHISREENQLVDALATLASMFKVKWKNEAPSVQIDHLDEPAHCLAIEVDPDDKP; this is encoded by the coding sequence ATGCCAGCTCCCCGAACAGAAAAGGAAGTCCAAGGTTTCCTTGGGCGAGTTAATtacatctccagattcatatctcacctGACAGCTACCTGCGAACCgattttcaagttgttgagaaagAATCAATCGATTATGTGGAATGACGATTGCCAATGGGCATtcgacaaaataaagaagtacTTACAAGAACCACCAATCCTGGTACCACCGGTTCCTGGTAGACCACTCATCATGTACCTGACAGTGTTGGATGAATCTATGGGTTGTGTTTTGGGTCAACATGACGACACAGGAAAGAAAGAACATGCTATCTACTATCTCAACAAGAAATTCACTGAATGTGAGACCCGATACTCACTtttagagaagacttgttgtgccTTGACTTGGGTTGCTCGACGCCTGAGGCAATATATGATTTGCCACACTAATTtattgatatccaagatggatccaataaagtactTATTTGAAAAACCTGTTGTTACTGGAAGAATTGCCCGGTGGCAAATGCTGCTCACCGAGTATGATATACAATATGTGACCCAGAAAGCAATAAAAGGGAGTATTATGTCTGACTATCTAGCTCACCTGCCTGTTGAAGGCTACCAATCATTAAAgtttgactttccagatgaggACATCGTGTTTATCAGAGGTTTTACTATGCCAGGCTTCGAGGTAAGCCTCGAACCAGGATCgcgatggacgctcgtgttcgatgGTGCTTCCAATGCCCGAGGTCATGGTATAGGTGTTATTATCACTTCTCCAACTGGTTTCCACATCCCCTTTACCGCCAGATTATGTTTTgactgcaccaacaatatggcagaatacgAAGCATGTATCTACGGTTTAGAGGCGGCGGTCGACTTGAGAATTAAAATCCTTGAGGTATTCGGTGATTCAGCTCTAGTAATCAGTCAAGTGAAAGGCGATTGGGAGACTCGAGATAGCAAGTTGATACCCTACAAAGAGCATATCAGAAAACTGATCCCTTACTTTGATGAGATCTCCTTTCATCATATTTCTAGGGAAGAAAATCAGTTAGTAGATGCTTTAGCTACGCTGGCATCTATGTTTaaagtcaaatggaagaatgagGCACCATCCGTCCAGATTGACCACTTAGATGAACCTGCACATTGTCTAGCAATTGAGGTTGATCCTGACGATAAGCCTTAG